The Burkholderiales bacterium region CGAAGGGACGGCATGGCGCCGCGGCGCCATGCCGTATGCACTACACCCTGGACCGAAACAGCACGCCCTGCGCCGTATCGAGATTCTTCGCAATGGCCAGCGTCTCCTCGGGGGGAATCTGGCGGATGACTTCACCGCTTTCCCGATCCACCACCTTGACGACGACGATGCCGGTATCCTTGTCGATCTCGATGTTGAGATCGCGCTGGGCCGATTTGAGGAAGGCATTGATGCGATCCACGGCTTCGCGCACGGACTGGGCATCGGGTCCGACCATCTGCGCCGTACCCGACGGCTCGGCGGGCTGGGTTGCCGGCTGCGGCAGCGGCGCAGGCGGCTGCGCCGCCGCTTGCGAGGAAACAGCCGCAGGTCTCGCCGGCACCGCCTGGCCCACGGCTGTCACAGGACCGTTCGACATGGTCTACCCTCCGCTTGCCTGGGGCAGCGGTGAAGCGGGGGCGCCGCCAGGGTTGTCTGCGGGCGCCTGCGCCTCACCCTCCCCTTTCCGCTTAGCGCAACAGGGTGAGCGCCGTCTGCGGCAGGGCGTTGGCCTGGGCCAGCACCGCCACACCCGCCTGCTGCAGGATCTGGCCACGGGTGAGCGCCGCCGTTTCCGCAGCAAAGTCGGCATCCATGATGCGGCTGCGCGAAGCCTCCAGGTTCTCCACATAGTTCTGCAGGTTGGCGATCACCGCCTCGAAACGGTTCTGCACCGCACCAAAGGTGGAGCGGATGGTGGAGATCTGGTTGATATCCGCATCAAGGTTGGCAAGCGCCGCGGAGGCGTTGGCCTGGGTGGTCACATCGATGACGCCCGTCGCCGTCAGTGAAGCATTGTAGGTGTAAAGCCCCGCACTGCCATTGACGGCGAGATTGGTCGTGGTGATCGTCACCTGGTTGTCCGCGGAACCGCTCGACCCCACCTGGAAGGTCAGGTTGCTCACACCCGACAGAAGCAGCGTGCCGTTGAAGGAGGTGGTCTGCACAATGCGGGAAATTTCCTGGGTGAGCTGATCCACCTCTTTCTGCAGCTGCTGCCGGTTGGTGTTGCTCAGGGTGCCGTTTGCCGCCTGCACGGCGATTTCACGAATCCGCTGCACGTTGCGGGCGATCTGACCCAGGGCGCCTTCCGCGGTCTGCCCCAGGGAAATGCCATCGTTCGCATTGCGGACGGCCTGGTTGTTGCCCCGGATCTGGGCGGTGAAGGCCTCGGAAACGGCCAGGCCAGCCGCATCATCCTTGGCGCTGTTGACACGCAGGCCGGAAGACAGGCGCTGCAGGGTCACCGCCAACTGGCTTTGGGAAGTGGCCAGGTTGCGCTGGGCGTTGAGAGAGGCAACGTTGGTATTGACGATCAGAGCCATTTTTCATCTCCTTAACAGGTAAACCCGCATGGCGGCGGGCGCGGCGACGGTTCGTTCTTTGTCGCCGTCAGGGGCTATTTCGGAGTGGGCGGGGGAAACTTTAGTCACCCCCGCGAGAAAAAGCGGAGCGGACTACGGGGTCCGGCCGGACGAAGCCAGCCCCCGAAGTGCGGCCGCCTCCTCGCGGGTGAGGGCGTCGAGCCATTCCTCGAGGTGGTCTTCCAGGATGAAATGCCGCAGGACCCACTCCCGCAGCCGGTCGCCCTCCGCCGCCGCCGCATCCAGGTCATGCACCCGTTCGCGGATGGCTTCGATCCAGGCCCCCGGCTCATTGGGCACCCGCTTCACCGGCGCATTCTGGTAAGGGTAGATGTCGGTGCAGACCACGGGCCAACCCAGGATGCCGTATTCCAGCAGTCTCAGGTTGCTCTTCGCCTCGTTGAAGGCATTGAGGGCGAGAGGGGCGACGGCGAGATCCAGGTTCAGGCTGGCCAGCTTGGCCGGATAGTCGTAGAAGGAGACCACGAAATCGTGGAACTCCCGCACGAAGGGGCGCAGCTCCTCCGGGCACATGCCGAAAAACACCCAGTCCACCTCGCTTGCTGTGGCCTTCACCACTTCCACGATGATGGCCAGGTCCCCTGCGTGTTGCTGCGCCCCCGCCCAGCCCACCCGCGGCCGCGGCCCCTGCCGCCGGCGGGACACCAGCCCCCCCCAGATAGCCCGCTCCAGGCGATTGGGCACCACCCGCACATCGTCATTCAAAGGCCGGCAGAGCTCGGCGATGGGCTCGGTGCTGACCACCACGCGGTGGCAGAGGGAGAGGGCCTTGCGCAGCCGTGAGCGCATGTCGCGGGGGGTGTGGCGGAAGAAGGGATTTTCCCGGGGAAGCTGCGTCACCAGGTCATCCAGGGCATAGACG contains the following coding sequences:
- a CDS encoding flagellar protein FlaG is translated as MSNGPVTAVGQAVPARPAAVSSQAAAQPPAPLPQPATQPAEPSGTAQMVGPDAQSVREAVDRINAFLKSAQRDLNIEIDKDTGIVVVKVVDRESGEVIRQIPPEETLAIAKNLDTAQGVLFRSRV
- a CDS encoding flagellin FliC codes for the protein MALIVNTNVASLNAQRNLATSQSQLAVTLQRLSSGLRVNSAKDDAAGLAVSEAFTAQIRGNNQAVRNANDGISLGQTAEGALGQIARNVQRIREIAVQAANGTLSNTNRQQLQKEVDQLTQEISRIVQTTSFNGTLLLSGVSNLTFQVGSSGSADNQVTITTTNLAVNGSAGLYTYNASLTATGVIDVTTQANASAALANLDADINQISTIRSTFGAVQNRFEAVIANLQNYVENLEASRSRIMDADFAAETAALTRGQILQQAGVAVLAQANALPQTALTLLR